A stretch of the Ignavibacteriota bacterium genome encodes the following:
- a CDS encoding GIY-YIG nuclease family protein has product MKKSYVYILSNYTRSTLYIGVTSNLGLRLQQHQEGGSEFTKKYHVKYLLYFEEFANIQDAIAREKQLKNWHRDWKLNLIKSVNPELKDLSKDIPWF; this is encoded by the coding sequence ATGAAGAAGAGTTATGTTTATATTCTTTCCAACTACACACGTTCAACACTCTACATTGGTGTGACAAGTAACCTTGGGCTGCGATTGCAACAACATCAGGAAGGCGGTTCTGAGTTTACGAAGAAGTATCATGTGAAGTATCTTCTTTACTTTGAGGAGTTTGCAAACATCCAGGATGCGATTGCGCGTGAGAAGCAGTTAAAGAATTGGCATCGTGATTGGAAATTGAATTTGATTAAATCCGTGAATCCTGAGTTGAAGGATTTATCTAAGGATATTCCGTGGTTTTGA